The DNA segment CAATCGTTCGTTTCGAGGATGAGTCCGGCGACGACCTCACGCCCCTCGGCCATCAGGATGTTGTAGGTGCGGCAGGCCGCGCCCGTGGTCATGACCTCGACCCCGATGCCGCGTTCGATCAGGCTCAGATAGAGCACCGGATCGATCAAGGCCGATCGCGCGCCGGTGCCGATCAGGACCAGCCGTGGCGACAGATGCGAGATGGCCGTCAGGTGCAGGCGGTTCAGGTCCGCCGCCTGTGTCGGCCCCCAGGGTTCGATGATGTCCGAGGGCGTCAGGATCAGGCTGCGCGTGTAGCGGCGCCCTGAGATGCTGATCCAGCCGGCACTGTAGCCCTCGATCAGATAGCCGCCGCCGGCGTCTGCTTCGGAAAATTTCATCGCTCACCCCCCAAATAACCAAACCAGCGGCCGAGTTTAGCGCTTCGCGTTCCGGGATGGGACGGGGAAGGGCGGCGCGGCAGGGCAATCGCATCAAGAAACGCTTATATAGCTGATTGCTCAATGCCTTACACTTCTCGGCGCAAGTTGTTTATGCATTGTAAGACATTGATTTTCCTGATTAGTTACGAAGCTCAGCACTGCGGTGCGAGAACTCTCAGGCCAAGTTTTTGTTTTCTCTTGCCCGGTCAATCTCTGACCACCTAAGCGCGGCCTCCAAGTCAGCGCAGACGACCAGCGTACCTGGCACAAACTCAGATGGCTGAAAATAATTTCATAAAAACAATGAATTACAGTGAGCGTGAATGTGCTGAGCTTCGTAACTAATCAGGAAGACTTAAGAGTATGGCGTTTTTTTTACCGCTGTAGCGCTCCTTTTGCTCTTCTTTATCGTGAGGTCTGACGCAAGAGATTTCGACACCATCCATATAAATTTCGCTATATTTTTCAATGGCTTGCTTAAATTGCTCGACCGTTTCAAAAGTTCTTTCAGGGTAGACATTGCGTGCTTGCAAGGCGCGCTTAAGAATGGGCATAAATTCTTGGATGTAGTCATGAGCGTGCCCTGCACTCAATTCAAAATGAAAGCCTAGAACATCAAAAGTTGGATATGTTTTTAAATAAAACAACAGGAAAAATAAGCGCTTCTCGTCGCTATCAAGCACGCCTTTTAAACCACCAGAAGGCAAGCGTTTAATTTCTTTTTTCTGTAATCGCTCGACTTGATGCGCTTGAAAAGCGGCTGTAAAATCTGTTACCAGTTGATCGAATTTCGCCCGACTCATGCCAATTATGGCTTTAATCATGCGATCATTATCTAGATTTTTAAATTTTTCAAAAATCATGCTATGGTCTCAAAACTAAATTTTATTCGAATTTGGCAATAATATAGGGTCATTTTTCGGTCGGTACAAGTCTGATGTTTTCGAGATCAAGGATGGAGAGGTTGTCATCTTCAAGCTCCTCGGCGGCACGGGTGAAAACGACGTAATTCAGCGTGCGAATCAAATGCCGAAGCTGGCTGATTGTCAGGTTGGACATGAGACAAGTCTATAGAGCGACAAGAGAAATATCCAACAGCTGATCTGGCAAAAGTCAAGTCGGCGCTGGCGGGACGGTGGAAATCGTGTCCCAATATTATTACGCAACGTCCAAGTTCAGGGGGGGCTGCGCGGCTTCATCGCGCAGCGTCCGGTGGGCCGCCATGTTATGCCACGCTATATTCCGCTGGCGGTTCAAGTAGGACGTATTGGACTTGGCTTTCTTCGCGGCGGCGTATAGATGTCGCCATGAAGTTAGTTACTAGCGCTTCAACGACTGGGTTTCTATTTTGTTCTTTTCCGCCGACATGATAGAAATGCTCCCGTGTAAGAATATGATGTTCTGACCACAAGCATTTCACATATTCATTTTCTCGGTAGTCATTGTGATGCCAAGTCGACAAAATGAATTTTCCGGCAAAGCTTGAGAGCCGATCAAAAAGCTCTCGTTCGTGACCATCATCCCATCCGTTGTAATAATCGACGTGCCGATCAATGTATGGCGGATCGCAGTAAATTATATCGTTCGGTGAGGCATCTTGTATCGTCTTATTGAAATCTTGGCATTTGAATGTGAATTCTTTTGCCTTGATGATTTTACTGACCCACGCAACCTGATTGACAATTTTAGTTACATAAGCCGGGGAAAATCGTTGGGGGTTTCTACAAAATGGAATATTGAAACCACCCTTTCTATTGAAGCGAATCATTCCATTAAACCCAGCGCGATTGATGAACAAAAAATCTAGCGGGGAGTGTCCTGCGTTAAATCTTTCCCTGACGAAGTAATAGTGATCTTCGCCTTTTGACAACAACAATTCCCCTTCGCGGGTAAGAAATTCCTTGACCACTTCAGGAGTTATTTTGCCTGACGCTATGCTGGCGTAGAAATTAACAAGGTGTGGGTTTGAGTCACACAAGACAGCACGCTGTGGCGCGACATTGAAAGCCACGGCTCCAGTACCCATGAATGGTTCAATCCATGTGCCGTTAAAGTCACTCGGAAGAATGCTTTGTATCCAAGGAACGAGTTTCGTCTTTATGCCCTGTGATTTGATCGGCGGCACACCAACTTTAATGGTCATTCTTCGTCGTTCCTTTTATCGACTATCAGGGAAACATCACCGTTCTTGTATTCGACAAATTCTCGAAGCGTGGATATTTTCTTGGTGCCACCTTTTCCGTCTTGGACAGTAATCTTCTTGTAGTTCATCCAGTATTCGTCAAACCAATTCTCTCCGAGCTTCGAGAACATTCCCTTGCCCGCGATGATGTCGGCTATGTTTTTTATGCTGCCGATGTTGGCTGTGTTGCCGCTTCCGCCCTTATCGCTTGCAATCTTCCATTTTTCTGTAACAAAGAAATAAAAGTTTCGTGCCACGGAAGTGATTGAGTGCAACTCATCAATTCCATGGGCTCTTGTTTCGTCGATTGTCACCCCCTCCGCCCTGTCATAAATGATGCCAAGGCAGAAATGGCCTGAGTAGCTCCCGTAGGGAAACTGGATGTTCTTCGTGCTGGTTCTATTCTCGAAATATTCGCCATGCGAGCCAAGCGTAAAACCGTTGCATAGGTGTGGCTTTTTGGGGTTTCTGTATGTGGTCTTGAAATCAACGGCAAACTTTATGGACTCATCGTTTGCTTTGACAAACGAAATGTCCGGGTAGTAATTCTGATGCTCTGCGAGCACAACTTTGTACCCGTTGGCCCGAGCAAACGCGAGAATCTTCGGAAAGAGGTGTATCTCAAGAATCTTCGATACGATCTTTGTGTCTGACGAGATTGTATAAACGTTCTTGAAGATGTCGACAAATCCTTTGACCGTCCATTGACCATCGTCACTGCTGACGTGACCTCGTAGTTCGGTGACGAACTGTTCCAGTTTTCGTGCGAATTTTGCTTTTTCAGTCATCTGATTACCGCCACAGTGAGAGCCAAGCGGTCATGTTACAGGTTACGCTATCAGACAGGAAACGCATGATGGCCTGCGAGGCATAACGTTCAAGGTCATCGGCGCTGCGTGGCTTTATCGCGCAGCGTCCGTGTGGACTGCCGGATTGGGGCTTGGCTATCAACATAAGCGTCGAGAAGCCGACGAATCATGCGCTGGTACTGCGTGTGATGCTTCGAGGCCTCCGACTTGAAGAACTCAATGCTCTTCTTGCTCAGAGACAAGGTTACCTTCACACCTTCTTCACGAAATGCCAATTCGGCCGGCGAAGGAAGGAAGTCGGCAACCACCTTAACTTTGCCAAGGGGTTCATCGGTGTATTTGATTTTAGTTCCGGCATAACGCCGACGAGCGTCGGCATTAGCCTTCTTTGAAACTCCGCTACGCTGCGCTTTCGTGATCATAGATCGCCTTTCCTTTGCGCCAATAACCGGCACCGATGATTCGAATAACCGAAGCGCGGTAGGTGAACCGCACCGTGAGTACGCCGCCATCAACCTCACCGAAGCAATAAAACCGTTCTTCGATTTGGCTGTGCGCCTCGTCCTTGGCTATCACGCGCTGCGGGTCCGCAAAGGCGTATTAGGCACGGGAGAAGGAGACCCCGTGCTTTCCCTGATTCTCGGCGTCCTTGTCGGGGTCCCAATCAAAGCGGGTTTTAGCCATGGGCGCAGAGTATCACTAGTCATGGCTTTGAAGGTGCAAAAATACAACATTAGGAATCAATCGCTTGCGATGTTGAATCTGGTGTGGACCGCCCAACTTTCCCTAGCCTGGGCTTTGCTAGCCCAGCAAAATCAAGACATTGAGCGCAAGCACTTTTTGTGACCTTCAAAGCCATGGTATCACTAGTCCATACAAAAAGCCATACGTTGATATGGTGGGCAGGGCAATCGCATGAATCTTATACAAGACCGAGGAGCTCGGAGCGATAGCGGTCGGAAGTGGCAGCGATGAAACGTCGCGCTCTGATTCCGCCCTTGCGCTTGATGGGATCAAGGCGAATGAGGTTGAGGGTGATGTGCTTGAGGATGGCGAGGTTGTGAGCGGCGTGCCTGGTACGGACACGCATTTGGTCGTCCGCAAAAGCGACGTCCATGCACCAGTGAAGACGGTTCTCGACAGCCCAGTGATCTCTCACCGCACGAGCCAGGCGGTTGGCGTCCGCCGGCAGGCTGCTGATGTAGAAGCGCCGTTCAAAAGACGTCTTGCCCTTGATCCAACGTTCCGCCTCGATGACAGCGAAGGATTTCAGGTCGGGCCATTGCTCCGGTTTGGCCAGACAGTCCGGTTGAGTGAAGGCAAAGCCGCGCCGGGTTTCCAGCCGACCGTGACTCTTCTCCACCGTTTCGGTGAAGGTGTGCGGGGTCTGTTCCGGCGCGACCAGGAATTGGTCGAAGAATTCCCGCATCGAATCGGCCAGCGTGGGTTGGTTCGCTTTGACGGCCAGAATGTCATCCGCGCCCCGATCACGGATAGCCTGGGCAATGCTCGCTTGGGTGCCCATCGCATCGATGGTCACGATGCACCCCTCCAGCGCCAGGGTGGCCAGCAATTCCGGAATCGCCGTCTTCTCGTTCGACTTCTCCGCCGTGGCACGCTGTCCCAGCACCAGCCCGGCATCGGCGGCAAAGGCGCTGACCAGATGCAAGGGCGTGGCGTCGACCTTACCCGAGCGACGACGGGTCTTGCCGTCTATGGCGACCACCCGGTCGGCGCCAAGTGCCGGAAGAATCGTACCGACCCAACGACGAAACGCCGCCTCGAATTCGTCCGGATTGATCAAGCCAAACAATCGTCCGAAGGTGTCATGCGACGGAATACCGTTCTCCAGCTTCAGATACTGGTGCAACCAGTCCAGCTTCTCGTTCGCCCACAACTCGATATCGACAAAGGTGTTCGCCCCTACCAGTACCGCATTGACGGCCACCACCAGCAGTTCGACCAGGTCATGCTTGACTTTGCGCGCCTGCCGTGGATCTCTGATCGTTACGAATACGTCCGCCAGCCGCAACTTGCTTTCCGTCTCCATGGCTCACCCCAAAAAGACAGAAAACTACACAAATCTACCTTCCGTGGGCA comes from the Allochromatium tepidum genome and includes:
- a CDS encoding Mth938-like domain-containing protein, translated to MKFSEADAGGGYLIEGYSAGWISISGRRYTRSLILTPSDIIEPWGPTQAADLNRLHLTAISHLSPRLVLIGTGARSALIDPVLYLSLIERGIGVEVMTTGAACRTYNILMAEGREVVAGLILETND
- a CDS encoding helix-turn-helix domain-containing protein: MIFEKFKNLDNDRMIKAIIGMSRAKFDQLVTDFTAAFQAHQVERLQKKEIKRLPSGGLKGVLDSDEKRLFFLLFYLKTYPTFDVLGFHFELSAGHAHDYIQEFMPILKRALQARNVYPERTFETVEQFKQAIEKYSEIYMDGVEISCVRPHDKEEQKERYSGKKNAILLSLPD
- a CDS encoding DNA adenine methylase, encoding MTIKVGVPPIKSQGIKTKLVPWIQSILPSDFNGTWIEPFMGTGAVAFNVAPQRAVLCDSNPHLVNFYASIASGKITPEVVKEFLTREGELLLSKGEDHYYFVRERFNAGHSPLDFLFINRAGFNGMIRFNRKGGFNIPFCRNPQRFSPAYVTKIVNQVAWVSKIIKAKEFTFKCQDFNKTIQDASPNDIIYCDPPYIDRHVDYYNGWDDGHERELFDRLSSFAGKFILSTWHHNDYRENEYVKCLWSEHHILTREHFYHVGGKEQNRNPVVEALVTNFMATSIRRREESQVQYVLLEPPAEYSVA
- a CDS encoding EcoRV family type II restriction endonuclease; this translates as MTEKAKFARKLEQFVTELRGHVSSDDGQWTVKGFVDIFKNVYTISSDTKIVSKILEIHLFPKILAFARANGYKVVLAEHQNYYPDISFVKANDESIKFAVDFKTTYRNPKKPHLCNGFTLGSHGEYFENRTSTKNIQFPYGSYSGHFCLGIIYDRAEGVTIDETRAHGIDELHSITSVARNFYFFVTEKWKIASDKGGSGNTANIGSIKNIADIIAGKGMFSKLGENWFDEYWMNYKKITVQDGKGGTKKISTLREFVEYKNGDVSLIVDKRNDEE
- a CDS encoding CopG family transcriptional regulator, with the translated sequence MITKAQRSGVSKKANADARRRYAGTKIKYTDEPLGKVKVVADFLPSPAELAFREEGVKVTLSLSKKSIEFFKSEASKHHTQYQRMIRRLLDAYVDSQAPIRQSTRTLRDKATQRR
- a CDS encoding BrnT family toxin; this encodes MIAKDEAHSQIEERFYCFGEVDGGVLTVRFTYRASVIRIIGAGYWRKGKAIYDHESAA
- a CDS encoding ISAs1 family transposase, giving the protein METESKLRLADVFVTIRDPRQARKVKHDLVELLVVAVNAVLVGANTFVDIELWANEKLDWLHQYLKLENGIPSHDTFGRLFGLINPDEFEAAFRRWVGTILPALGADRVVAIDGKTRRRSGKVDATPLHLVSAFAADAGLVLGQRATAEKSNEKTAIPELLATLALEGCIVTIDAMGTQASIAQAIRDRGADDILAVKANQPTLADSMREFFDQFLVAPEQTPHTFTETVEKSHGRLETRRGFAFTQPDCLAKPEQWPDLKSFAVIEAERWIKGKTSFERRFYISSLPADANRLARAVRDHWAVENRLHWCMDVAFADDQMRVRTRHAAHNLAILKHITLNLIRLDPIKRKGGIRARRFIAATSDRYRSELLGLV